DNA sequence from the Methylacidiphilum kamchatkense Kam1 genome:
TGACCGATTGGAGAATTGTGGACGATTGCCTTGTACCCCCTGGGCCGTGGATCAAATATGGGGAACAAGCTATCATCTATTCCGCAATAAAGGCAAGAGAAAAGGAAGCCTCTTCCCAATGGAGACCTGCTTCTTTTCAATAACTAGAAAAAGTTTGATCTAAGAGACCCAAAAGCAGACGTGCCAGTTGTTTATTGGCTTAGCAAAAGGCTATAGGCCTTTACAGGCATTAGGGCTGAGAGGTCCATTCCAAACAGAAAGCATTTCATGTCTCTTGGGGAAAGGAGAGGATATTGCTTAAGCTCATGAGCTAGACAAAGATCAGATGAAAGCTGATGCAGCTTCCCTTTCTTCACAATTTCTGGGTTGATCCTGGCAAGAAGATCATGTTAGGGAATATATTTTAAGAGTGGCTACTAAGCATATCATTTACTTAGACGTTGAAACACAGAATAGCGCTTCTGAGGTTGGAGGTTGGCAAAAAAAACATTTAATGCGGGTTTCCATTGCTGTCATCTATAGCAGCCTGCATAACAAATACTTCATTTTTAGAGAAGAAGAAGTAGATCAGCTGCTAACCATGCTGAGAGAATCGGATTGTATTGTCGGTTTCAATATCTTGGGATTTGATATCCCAGTGCTTGATTCATATGCTGTTTTCAGTTTATCCACTCTTCCCTGTATCGATCTGCTCTTAGATATCGAAAAAAGAATTTCTAGACGCATCAAACTCGAGCAGTTAGCCCGAGCCACTCTAGGAATAGGGAAAACAGCTCACGGTCTGCAGGCTTTAAGATGGTGGAAAGAAGGAAAATTATTGGATATTGCAGAATATTGCTGCTATGACGTGAAGATCACCAAACTTCTCCATGAGTATGGAATAAAAAACGGCAAAGTGTATTATTTTAATGAAAATGGTATTAAGGAACCAATAGCAGTGAATTGGCAGATTGATTAACCTCTACACTGATTAATTGCTTTTCCTATCTCCATTCTTGACTATCCTATCCTCTTTATTCATAGTGATTAAAGCTTATGGCACGGAAAACTAAGCAAAAGGAAGCTATTGTCAGTGTATTGCGTAGCGCCGAAAGTCCTTTGTCCCCTGCTGAAATTCAAACTAGAGCTTCTTTACTTGTCCCCTCTCTTGGTATTGCAACGGTTTATCGATTACTACGAATCCTAAAAGAAAATAAAAAAGTCGTAACTGTTGAAATTCCAGGAGAGTCTCCACGATATGAAATTTCTGGAAGGGCCCACCATCATCATTTCTATTGTCGCAACTGCCACCAAATTTTCGAATTTGGGAAATGCACTGACAAGATCGAAGAACTTGTTCCCAAAGGATTTCTTGTTCAGGAACATGAGATTATTCTCTATGGCCGTTGTCCTTCTTGTGCAAAATAAGAAGAAAAGCTATCTAGGGAAAAAAGTGAAGGCGGTCTGATTCCACTTTAAGACTTTCCCTTACTTTTTCTTGGCTACTTCCCCATGAGAAACTCTCTAGAACCTCTAAGCCCTAGCTAAAGTAGCGCACCCGTTTTTAATGGTTTAAAGAATGTTGTTACTTTATGGCATCAACGCTAGAAGGATGAAAGCCTAAAATTTCTTTTGCCTTTGCTTCATCTCCTCCACATTCCTCAAGAACGTGATTATAAATCGAATAGAATAGCGTTTTCAGATTTTCGACTCGATTTTCTTTACGCTCTGCAGCCACAGTTTCTTCAATAAGGGCATTCAACTCTTTGCTAAAATGCTCGACCGAGCTTGTCTTTTTTGAATCTTTTTTCTTTTCATAGAGCCGAATTTCTTCTGGTAGATGGCAACTCTGGATCGTAGCGCTTGTTGCCAGAACCATCGCTCTTTGAATGACATTTTCTAATTCCCTAATATTCCCAGGCCAATGATAGGCCATGAGGTGTTTTAAGGCATCCTGTGAAACCCGCGAAGCTG
Encoded proteins:
- a CDS encoding ribonuclease H-like domain-containing protein, with the translated sequence MATKHIIYLDVETQNSASEVGGWQKKHLMRVSIAVIYSSLHNKYFIFREEEVDQLLTMLRESDCIVGFNILGFDIPVLDSYAVFSLSTLPCIDLLLDIEKRISRRIKLEQLARATLGIGKTAHGLQALRWWKEGKLLDIAEYCCYDVKITKLLHEYGIKNGKVYYFNENGIKEPIAVNWQID
- a CDS encoding Fur family transcriptional regulator, yielding MARKTKQKEAIVSVLRSAESPLSPAEIQTRASLLVPSLGIATVYRLLRILKENKKVVTVEIPGESPRYEISGRAHHHHFYCRNCHQIFEFGKCTDKIEELVPKGFLVQEHEIILYGRCPSCAK